The Candidatus Eisenbacteria bacterium sequence GCGCTGCGACGAGCGCAGCCTACTCCCGAACTTCGCGGCCCTCCCGTGAGGACGGCGGGCCGGAGCCGCCGGCGTGACGAACGCGAGACTCCGCTGCACGAGCGCGGGCGAAGCCGGCGTGGTAGCGTGCCCGCCGATCATGGATCACGACACGGCCGCGCAAGAACCGCCCGCCAACCGGTTCGTCGCGTTCCTCCACCGCCTGGAAGGAGGGGCGCTGGTTGTCGCGTTCCTGCTCACCATGGTGCTGCCGCTCATCGAGGCGGTCGGCCGCCCGATCAACGGGTTCTTCCTGCCCGGGGGCGAGGCGTATCGGGCCCAGCTGACGCTCTGGCTGGCGTTCCTCGGCGGCCTGCTCGCGACGCGCGAGGGCAAGCACCTGACCCTCTCCACCGCCGAAGCGCTCGGGCACGCCCGGCTGCGCGATGTCGCGCGGCTGATTTCGTCGGCGGTCGCGGCCGGCATCTGCGCGGTGCTCGCCTACTCGGCGTGGGGCGTGGTGATGGTGGATCGCGAGCAGGGCGTGAAGCTCGCCTTCGGCCTGCCCGTGTGGATCAGCGAAGCGATCATGCCCGCCGCGCTGGCGCTGATCTCGCTGCGCTTCGCGCTGGGCGCGTCGCGGCACGCGTGGGGCCGCGCGATCGCGTTCGCGGCCATCGGGCTCGCCTTCGGCCTCGGGCTCGTGCCCGCGGTCGCGCAGGCGGGCTGGCTGCCGATCCTCGCGCTCATCGTGCTCGCGACGCTGCTCGGATCGCCCGTCTTTCTCGCCATGGGCGGCATCGCGCTGCTGCTCTTCTTCCGCGACGGCGTGCCGGTTTCGGCGGTGACCGCCGACATCTACCGCCTCATGGTCTCGCCGACACTGCCGGCGATTCCGCTGCTCACCGCCTGCGGCTACGTGCTCGCCGAATCCGACGCGGCGAGCCGCCTCGTGCGCTTCTTCCGGGCGATGTTCGGCTGGATGCCGGGTGGCATCGCCATCCTGGTCGCGGCCGTCTGCGCGTTGTTCACGACCTTCACCGGCGGCTCGGGCGTGACGATCATCGCGCTCGGGGGCCTGCTCTACCCGATCCTGCGCGAGGAGAAGTACTCCGAAGGCTTCTCGCTCGGGCTGGTCACCGCCTCGGGCAGTCTCGGACTGCTGCTTCCTCCCAGTCTGCCGGTGATCCTGTACGCCGTCGTCGCCAACGTGCCGGCCGACTCGCTGTTCATCGCCGGCCTCGTGCCGGGCGTGCTGCTCATCCTGCTCGTCGCGCTCTGGGGAGTCCGGGTGGGCGGCCGGTCGAGGGCGCCCCGGTACCCCTTCTCGTCGAAGGAGGCGCTCGCCGCGCTGTGGGGTGCCCGCTGGGAGCTGTCGGTGCCGGTGCTGGTCGTGGCGCTGTTCGCGACCGGGCGCGCGACGATCGTCGAGGCGTCGGCGTTCGCCTTCGCGTACTCGATCCTGATCGAATGCTTCATCACGCGCGACATCCACCC is a genomic window containing:
- a CDS encoding TRAP transporter large permease subunit — its product is MDHDTAAQEPPANRFVAFLHRLEGGALVVAFLLTMVLPLIEAVGRPINGFFLPGGEAYRAQLTLWLAFLGGLLATREGKHLTLSTAEALGHARLRDVARLISSAVAAGICAVLAYSAWGVVMVDREQGVKLAFGLPVWISEAIMPAALALISLRFALGASRHAWGRAIAFAAIGLAFGLGLVPAVAQAGWLPILALIVLATLLGSPVFLAMGGIALLLFFRDGVPVSAVTADIYRLMVSPTLPAIPLLTACGYVLAESDAASRLVRFFRAMFGWMPGGIAILVAAVCALFTTFTGGSGVTIIALGGLLYPILREEKYSEGFSLGLVTASGSLGLLLPPSLPVILYAVVANVPADSLFIAGLVPGVLLILLVALWGVRVGGRSRAPRYPFSSKEALAALWGARWELSVPVLVVALFATGRATIVEASAFAFAYSILIECFITRDIHPIRALPGVLVKAAGLCGAVLILLASALGLTGWLVDAQIPLALLDLVRTHIHSPHVFLLVLNVVLLVLGSVLEIYSAIVILAPLVAPIGAAFGVDPVHLGVVFLANLELGFLFPPVGLNLLLSSSRFDKPLPALYRHVVPFLVILGIGVILITYLPQMTTGVLHLLRR